The Desulfomicrobium orale DSM 12838 genome includes a window with the following:
- the rpoB gene encoding DNA-directed RNA polymerase subunit beta — MNKLIKKFGRIKDTIEIPHLLSLQLDSYNKFLQTGVPASMREDVGLEGVFRSVFPIHDFNKTATLEYVSYDIGSPKYDVDECIAKGLTYEAPLRIKVRLAVYDVDEDSGSRTIHDIKEQDIYFGTIPLITQKGTFLINGTERVIVNQLQRSPGIIFEHDSGKTHSSRKILYSCRIIPMRGSWLDFDFDHKDILYVRIDRRRKMPATILLKAMGMSSEDILSYYYEKDAFRLDGEKVLRRVEGYNFRKETACADITGADGSVVVAAGKPLTRGMWKRMLKAGVEYYEVQPESLEREYAARDIVDGQTGEVILRAGDPFTVSALEKCTAAGIIDLEAIFSSGAEVSSCMRDTLVMDKCEDMESAQVDIYKRLRPSSPPTPEIASSFFDNLFRNPDYYDLSPVGRYKLNSRLNLDLPIDHRTLSNDDIFRSIKKLVQLKDSHGPADDIDHLGNRRVRPVGELVENQYRIGLVRMERAIKERMSLQEVATLMPHDLVNPKPVTAVLKEFFGTSQLSQFMDQTNPLSEVTHKRRLSALGPGGLTRERAGFEVRDVHLSHYGRICPIETPEGPNIGLIVSLTTHGLVNDYGFIETPYRVVRDGYVTDEITLMEASAETGHIIAQANALFGEDRQFLNTHVEARVEGEFAIVPREEVTLMDISPGQIVSISSALIPFLENDDANRALMGSNMQRQSVPLLTTEEPLVGTGIEGKVARDSGSCLLAEGDGEIMYVNADRVIVAYDGGLYPEAGGVRFYELQKYHKSNQNSCFGQKPRVRVGDLVKKGAVLADGPAIHDGELALGKNLLVAFMPWCGYNYEDSILISERVVKEDVYTSIHIEEFDVFARDTKLGPEEVTRDIPNVGEDMLRNLDESGIIRIGAKVKPDDILVGKITPKGETQLTPEERLLRAIFGDKARDVKNTSLKVPPGIEGTVIDVKVFNRRSGEKDERTLQIERDELERVDLREKQHAVALGETMRRRIWELCKGKSVAKSIMGKRKGEVLLEANQPMREDVFAGIPLKKLAGVFLAKEVNEGVKSLLETYDLQLDFIKDVYENKRGKVTEGDDLPPGVIKMAKVYVAVKRKLNVGDKMAGRHGNKGVVSNILPEEDMPFFADGTPMDVVLNPLGVPSRMNIGQIMETHLGWASKTLGRQIAAMVDEGVALVRKEIKTVFDSEEISRMVDEMADDELIAAAKSLSNGIIMKTPVFDGAEEDEIWALLRRAGLPEDGKALLYDGRTGVPFHNRVTVGYMYYLKLHHLVDEKIHARSTGPYSLVTQQPLGGKAQFGGQRLGEMEVWALEAYGAAYLLQEFLTVKSDDVNGRVKMYEKIVKGSNFLESGMPESFNVLVKEMMALGIEVTLVEEEKKRTFRK, encoded by the coding sequence ATGAACAAACTGATAAAAAAGTTCGGACGAATCAAAGACACCATTGAAATCCCTCACCTGTTAAGTCTTCAACTCGACTCTTATAATAAATTTCTGCAGACCGGCGTGCCAGCGAGCATGCGGGAGGACGTAGGCCTGGAGGGCGTATTCCGCTCCGTTTTCCCCATCCATGATTTCAATAAAACCGCTACATTGGAATATGTGAGCTATGATATCGGGAGCCCGAAGTACGACGTGGATGAATGCATTGCCAAGGGCCTGACTTATGAGGCGCCGCTGCGCATCAAGGTCCGTCTGGCCGTGTACGATGTCGATGAAGACTCCGGCAGCCGCACCATTCATGATATAAAAGAACAGGACATCTATTTCGGCACCATTCCGCTGATCACCCAGAAGGGTACTTTTCTTATCAACGGAACTGAGCGGGTCATCGTGAACCAGTTGCAGCGTTCGCCCGGCATCATTTTCGAGCATGACTCGGGAAAGACCCATTCTAGCCGGAAAATTCTGTACAGTTGCCGTATCATCCCCATGCGTGGCTCCTGGCTGGATTTCGATTTTGATCACAAAGACATCCTTTACGTGCGCATCGACCGCCGGAGGAAGATGCCCGCGACCATTCTGCTCAAGGCCATGGGCATGAGCAGTGAAGACATTCTGTCCTATTACTACGAGAAGGATGCGTTCCGTCTGGACGGCGAGAAAGTTTTGCGCCGCGTGGAAGGTTATAACTTTCGGAAGGAAACAGCTTGCGCCGACATCACTGGAGCGGACGGCTCGGTGGTCGTAGCTGCGGGCAAGCCCCTCACAAGGGGGATGTGGAAGCGGATGCTCAAGGCTGGCGTGGAGTACTACGAAGTGCAGCCCGAAAGCCTGGAGCGGGAGTATGCCGCCCGGGACATCGTGGATGGCCAGACCGGTGAGGTCATTTTGCGTGCGGGCGACCCTTTTACTGTTTCGGCTCTGGAGAAATGCACGGCGGCGGGTATCATCGATCTGGAGGCCATTTTTTCCAGCGGTGCCGAAGTATCGTCCTGTATGCGCGACACTCTGGTCATGGACAAATGTGAGGACATGGAGAGCGCCCAGGTTGACATCTACAAGCGGCTGCGGCCCAGTTCTCCGCCTACGCCGGAGATTGCCTCGAGTTTTTTCGACAATCTGTTCCGGAATCCAGATTATTATGATTTATCTCCCGTGGGCCGGTATAAGCTCAATTCCCGCCTGAATCTGGATCTGCCCATCGACCATCGGACGCTATCCAACGACGATATCTTCCGGTCCATCAAGAAGCTGGTACAACTCAAGGATTCCCATGGTCCGGCCGATGATATCGATCATTTGGGCAACCGGCGGGTGCGCCCTGTGGGCGAACTGGTGGAAAACCAGTACCGCATCGGTCTGGTGCGCATGGAGCGGGCCATCAAGGAGCGCATGAGCCTGCAGGAAGTGGCCACGCTCATGCCCCATGATCTGGTCAACCCGAAACCTGTCACGGCGGTATTGAAGGAATTTTTCGGCACGTCGCAGCTCTCCCAGTTCATGGACCAGACCAACCCCCTGTCGGAAGTGACGCACAAACGCCGTCTGTCCGCGCTGGGGCCTGGCGGTCTGACCCGTGAACGGGCCGGTTTCGAGGTGCGTGACGTGCACCTGAGCCATTACGGCCGCATCTGCCCCATCGAAACGCCGGAAGGCCCGAACATCGGTCTTATCGTTTCTCTGACCACTCACGGTCTGGTCAATGACTACGGTTTCATCGAGACGCCTTACCGCGTGGTCAGGGATGGATACGTCACCGATGAAATTACGCTGATGGAAGCCTCTGCCGAAACCGGGCACATCATCGCCCAGGCCAATGCACTGTTCGGCGAGGACCGGCAGTTTCTGAACACCCATGTGGAGGCGCGGGTGGAAGGCGAGTTCGCCATTGTGCCCAGAGAGGAAGTGACTCTCATGGACATCTCGCCGGGCCAGATCGTGTCCATTTCCTCGGCATTGATTCCTTTTCTGGAGAACGACGACGCCAACCGCGCTCTGATGGGCTCCAACATGCAGCGTCAGTCCGTGCCGCTTCTGACCACGGAAGAGCCTCTGGTCGGTACCGGCATTGAAGGCAAGGTGGCCCGGGATTCCGGCAGCTGCCTTTTGGCCGAGGGGGATGGCGAAATCATGTACGTCAACGCCGACAGGGTCATCGTGGCCTACGACGGCGGATTGTACCCGGAAGCCGGGGGCGTGCGCTTTTACGAACTGCAGAAATATCACAAGTCCAACCAGAATAGCTGCTTCGGCCAGAAGCCGCGCGTGCGCGTGGGCGATCTGGTGAAGAAGGGCGCCGTGCTGGCCGACGGCCCGGCCATCCATGACGGCGAACTGGCTCTGGGAAAAAACCTGCTGGTGGCCTTCATGCCCTGGTGCGGCTACAATTACGAGGACTCCATTCTCATTTCGGAGCGGGTGGTCAAAGAGGATGTCTATACATCCATCCACATCGAGGAGTTCGACGTGTTCGCCCGCGACACCAAGCTCGGCCCGGAGGAAGTGACCCGGGACATCCCCAATGTGGGCGAGGACATGCTGCGCAATCTCGACGAGAGCGGGATCATCCGCATCGGCGCCAAGGTCAAACCCGACGATATCCTGGTGGGCAAGATCACGCCCAAGGGCGAGACCCAGCTCACGCCGGAAGAGCGTTTGCTGCGGGCCATTTTCGGTGACAAGGCCCGCGACGTGAAGAACACATCCCTCAAGGTGCCGCCGGGAATCGAGGGCACGGTCATCGATGTCAAGGTCTTCAACCGCCGTTCCGGCGAGAAAGACGAACGCACGCTCCAGATCGAACGCGATGAGCTGGAACGCGTGGATTTGCGGGAAAAACAGCATGCCGTCGCGCTGGGTGAAACCATGCGCCGCAGAATCTGGGAATTGTGCAAGGGCAAGAGCGTAGCCAAGAGCATCATGGGCAAGCGCAAAGGCGAGGTGCTGCTCGAAGCCAATCAGCCCATGCGTGAAGATGTGTTTGCCGGCATCCCGCTCAAGAAGCTGGCCGGGGTGTTTCTGGCCAAGGAAGTGAACGAAGGCGTCAAGTCCCTGCTGGAAACCTACGACCTGCAGCTGGATTTCATCAAGGATGTGTATGAGAACAAGCGCGGCAAGGTGACCGAAGGGGACGACCTGCCCCCCGGCGTCATCAAGATGGCCAAGGTCTATGTGGCCGTAAAGCGCAAGTTGAATGTGGGCGACAAGATGGCCGGCCGGCATGGTAACAAGGGCGTTGTATCCAACATCCTGCCCGAGGAGGACATGCCCTTTTTCGCCGACGGGACACCCATGGACGTGGTCTTGAACCCTCTGGGCGTGCCCTCGCGCATGAACATCGGACAGATCATGGAGACCCACTTGGGGTGGGCGTCCAAGACTCTCGGGCGGCAGATCGCGGCCATGGTGGATGAAGGTGTGGCCTTGGTGCGCAAGGAGATAAAGACCGTCTTCGACTCGGAGGAGATCAGCCGGATGGTGGACGAGATGGCCGACGATGAACTCATCGCCGCAGCCAAGTCTTTGTCCAACGGCATCATTATGAAAACTCCGGTTTTCGACGGCGCCGAAGAAGATGAGATCTGGGCGCTGCTCAGGCGGGCGGGGCTGCCCGAGGACGGCAAGGCCCTCCTGTACGACGGCCGTACCGGCGTGCCGTTCCACAATCGGGTCACCGTGGGGTATATGTACTACCTGAAGCTGCACCATCTGGTTGATGAGAAAATTCACGCCCGGTCCACGGGTCCGTATTCGCTGGTCACGCAGCAGCCTCTGGGTGGTAAGGCCCAGTTCGGCGGGCAGCGTCTGGGCGAAATGGAAGTCTGGGCCCTGGAAGCTTACGGCGCGGCCTATCTGCTTCAGGAGTTCCTGACGGTGAAGTCGGACGATGTGAACGGCCGGGTGAAAATGTACGAGAAGATCGTGAAGGGCTCCAATTTCCTTGAAAGCGGTATGCCTGAATCGTTCAACGTTCTGGTCAAGGAAATGATGGCCTTGGGCATTGAGGTGACGCTGGTGGAAGAGGAGAAAAAGCGCAC
- the secE gene encoding preprotein translocase subunit SecE, with the protein MKTMKNSAEAEVGKKSLARRLDDFRIFFEQSKMELKKVVWPSRQETLGTSSAVLLLVAVLAIFLGTIDYVLTKIIASILS; encoded by the coding sequence ATGAAGACTATGAAAAACAGCGCCGAAGCGGAAGTTGGCAAGAAAAGCTTGGCGCGGAGGTTGGATGACTTCCGCATATTTTTTGAGCAGTCCAAAATGGAGCTCAAAAAAGTTGTCTGGCCAAGCAGACAGGAGACTTTGGGTACCAGTTCGGCGGTGTTGCTGCTTGTCGCCGTGCTGGCTATTTTTCTGGGCACCATTGATTATGTGCTGACGAAGATCATCGCTTCCATTCTTTCCTGA
- the rplJ gene encoding 50S ribosomal protein L10: MNRAEKAKIIEGLKEKADKASIAIVTDFHGLKVSELSPLRAKLHEAGCDYQVVKNTLARKAFTEGTHDVLNNHLKYNCAVAFGYDDPVVAAKVLVEFAKKNDKFSVRCASLDGKLLEAASIKALSELPGREQLLSSMLGTMNAVPQNFVSLFANIVRGMVNVLTALKDKKEE, translated from the coding sequence GTGAATAGGGCAGAAAAAGCGAAAATCATCGAAGGCCTGAAGGAAAAGGCGGACAAGGCGAGCATTGCCATTGTCACGGATTTCCATGGGCTGAAAGTGTCGGAGCTTTCTCCCCTTCGCGCGAAGCTGCACGAGGCGGGGTGCGACTATCAGGTCGTGAAGAACACTCTGGCGCGCAAGGCCTTTACGGAAGGAACGCATGACGTACTGAACAACCATCTGAAGTACAATTGCGCCGTGGCGTTCGGCTATGACGATCCTGTGGTCGCCGCGAAGGTCCTGGTTGAGTTTGCGAAGAAAAACGACAAGTTCTCCGTGCGTTGCGCGAGTCTGGATGGGAAGCTTCTGGAGGCGGCCTCCATCAAGGCCCTTTCCGAACTTCCCGGCCGTGAGCAGTTGCTGAGCAGCATGCTGGGCACCATGAACGCTGTGCCGCAGAATTTTGTGTCGCTCTTTGCCAACATCGTCCGGGGTATGGTCAATGTGCTGACCGCCCTGAAAGACAAAAAAGAAGAATGA
- the tuf gene encoding elongation factor Tu — protein sequence MSLAGILLIFKTIYIFWPDALTQGVAYMAKQKFERKKPHVNIGTIGHIDHGKTTLTAAITKIASLKGGGSFIGYDDIDKAPEEKERGITIATSHVEYETAKRHYAHVDCPGHADYIKNMITGAAQMDGAIIVVAATDGPMPQTREHILLARQVGVPCLVVFLNKVDLVDDEELIELVEMEVRELLSKYEFPGDDVPVIRGSALRALECDNVDAPEAKSILELLDACDNYIPDPVRETDRPFLMPIEDVFSISGRGTVVTGRVERGVIKQGEEVEIVGITETRKTTCTGVEMFRKLLDEGQAGDNIGALLRGVKRDEVERGQVLAKPGSITPHTKFSAEVYVLSKEEGGRHTPFFSGYRPQFYFRTTDITGVVTLNEGVEMIMPGDNTTFHVHLIAPIAMEKGLRFAIREGGRTVGAGVVSEIVE from the coding sequence ATGTCCCTCGCCGGTATTCTTCTGATTTTCAAAACAATTTATATATTTTGGCCAGATGCTTTAACTCAGGGGGTAGCGTATATGGCGAAGCAGAAGTTTGAGAGAAAGAAGCCTCATGTTAATATTGGGACGATTGGTCATATAGACCACGGCAAGACGACGTTGACCGCCGCGATCACGAAGATAGCGAGTTTGAAAGGCGGAGGTTCGTTCATCGGCTATGACGATATCGACAAGGCCCCCGAAGAGAAGGAGCGCGGTATCACCATCGCCACCTCCCACGTGGAATACGAGACGGCCAAGCGTCACTATGCGCATGTGGATTGCCCCGGTCACGCCGACTACATCAAGAACATGATCACGGGTGCAGCCCAGATGGACGGCGCCATTATCGTTGTGGCGGCCACGGACGGTCCCATGCCGCAGACCCGCGAGCACATTCTGCTGGCCCGTCAGGTGGGCGTGCCGTGCCTGGTCGTGTTTCTGAACAAAGTGGACTTGGTTGACGACGAGGAGCTGATCGAGCTTGTGGAGATGGAAGTCCGCGAACTGCTCTCCAAGTACGAGTTTCCTGGCGACGACGTTCCGGTCATCCGGGGCTCTGCTCTTCGGGCCCTGGAATGCGACAATGTGGACGCCCCGGAAGCCAAGTCCATTCTGGAACTTCTGGATGCCTGCGACAACTACATCCCCGATCCTGTGCGCGAAACGGACAGGCCGTTCTTGATGCCCATCGAGGACGTGTTCTCCATCTCCGGCCGCGGCACGGTCGTGACCGGCCGCGTGGAGCGCGGAGTGATCAAGCAGGGTGAGGAAGTGGAGATTGTGGGCATCACCGAGACCCGGAAGACGACCTGCACCGGTGTCGAGATGTTCCGCAAGCTTCTGGACGAGGGTCAGGCGGGAGATAATATCGGAGCCCTGCTGCGCGGCGTGAAGCGTGACGAGGTTGAGCGCGGTCAGGTTCTGGCCAAGCCCGGGAGCATCACCCCTCACACCAAGTTCTCCGCAGAAGTGTATGTTCTGAGCAAGGAAGAGGGGGGCCGTCATACTCCGTTCTTCTCCGGGTATCGTCCGCAGTTTTATTTCCGGACGACGGACATCACGGGGGTTGTGACCCTGAACGAAGGTGTTGAGATGATCATGCCCGGTGACAACACGACGTTTCACGTGCATCTGATTGCGCCCATCGCGATGGAGAAGGGCCTTCGCTTCGCTATCCGTGAGGGCGGCCGTACCGTCGGCGCCGGCGTCGTCTCCGAAATCGTGGAGTAA
- the rplK gene encoding 50S ribosomal protein L11 — translation MAKKVTAIIKLQLPAGAANPSPPVGPALGQHGVNIMEFCKAYNAKTQNEKGMVIPVEITVFQDRSFTFITKTPPAAVLLVKAAKLQKGSGEPNKKKVGKVSMAQIEEIAKLKMPDLSAYDLGAACKTIIGTARSMGIDVE, via the coding sequence ATGGCCAAAAAAGTAACTGCGATAATCAAGCTGCAATTGCCGGCCGGAGCCGCGAATCCATCGCCTCCGGTGGGACCTGCCCTTGGTCAGCATGGCGTGAATATCATGGAGTTTTGCAAGGCCTATAACGCCAAAACGCAAAACGAAAAGGGCATGGTCATCCCGGTGGAGATCACGGTTTTTCAGGACCGGTCATTCACTTTTATTACCAAGACTCCTCCTGCTGCTGTGCTGTTGGTCAAGGCCGCGAAGTTGCAGAAGGGCTCTGGTGAGCCCAACAAGAAGAAGGTCGGCAAGGTGTCCATGGCTCAGATCGAAGAAATCGCAAAACTCAAGATGCCGGACCTTTCGGCATATGATTTGGGCGCGGCCTGCAAGACCATCATCGGCACGGCCCGGAGCATGGGAATAGACGTGGAGTAA
- the nusG gene encoding transcription termination/antitermination protein NusG — MNELPKARWYIIHTYSGFEQRVEQTIREMIRTGQARGLVEDVIVPTEKVVELVKGQKRTSTRKFYPGYAMVKMVFTDESWHMIQSIPKVTGFIGGKSRPVPLTDREAERILSTIESRKEQPRPKFHFERGDDVRVIDGPFANFNATVEDVNYDKGKLRVSVSIFGRQTPVELDFVQVTKG; from the coding sequence ATGAATGAGCTTCCCAAGGCAAGATGGTATATCATTCACACTTATTCCGGCTTTGAGCAGCGCGTCGAGCAGACCATCAGGGAAATGATCCGCACTGGTCAGGCCAGGGGATTGGTGGAGGATGTCATCGTCCCGACTGAAAAGGTGGTGGAGCTGGTCAAGGGTCAGAAAAGAACCTCCACCCGCAAGTTTTATCCGGGCTATGCCATGGTTAAGATGGTATTCACGGACGAGTCGTGGCACATGATCCAGTCCATCCCCAAGGTGACGGGTTTTATCGGCGGGAAAAGCCGTCCCGTGCCTTTGACGGACAGGGAAGCCGAGCGGATTCTGTCCACCATCGAAAGCAGGAAAGAGCAGCCCAGGCCAAAATTTCATTTTGAACGCGGGGACGATGTCCGCGTGATTGACGGGCCCTTTGCGAACTTCAACGCGACGGTTGAAGACGTGAACTACGATAAGGGCAAGTTGCGGGTATCTGTGTCGATTTTTGGCAGACAGACGCCGGTTGAGCTGGATTTCGTCCAGGTGACCAAAGGGTGA
- the rplA gene encoding 50S ribosomal protein L1, with protein sequence MPKHGKKFRKVTEAIDSLKTYDVAEAMDLVLKSSFAKFDETVDVAVNLGVNPKYSDQMVRGAVSLPHGLGKTVRVVAFCKGENEEKARSAGAIEAGGDDLVERIKGGWLEFDKAVATPDMMGHVGKVGKILGPRGLMPNAKTGTVTVELEKAIQELLAGKVEFRVDKAGVIHAPIGKVSFGVEKLLGNLRSIVDALIKLKPSTAKGTYMKAMSLSSTMGPGVRVDTASLKKAGE encoded by the coding sequence ATGCCCAAACACGGTAAAAAATTTCGGAAAGTGACCGAGGCCATTGACAGCCTCAAGACATACGATGTGGCTGAGGCCATGGATCTGGTTTTAAAGAGCTCTTTTGCCAAGTTCGACGAGACGGTGGATGTGGCAGTCAACCTCGGCGTCAACCCCAAGTACTCCGACCAGATGGTGCGTGGTGCGGTGTCTCTGCCGCACGGTCTGGGCAAAACGGTCCGCGTGGTGGCCTTCTGTAAAGGTGAAAACGAGGAAAAGGCCAGAAGTGCGGGCGCCATTGAAGCTGGTGGAGATGACTTGGTGGAGCGGATCAAGGGCGGCTGGCTCGAGTTCGACAAAGCCGTGGCCACTCCGGACATGATGGGGCATGTGGGCAAGGTGGGCAAGATACTTGGTCCGCGCGGACTCATGCCCAATGCCAAAACGGGTACGGTCACGGTGGAGCTGGAGAAAGCCATTCAGGAGCTTCTGGCGGGTAAGGTTGAATTCCGCGTGGACAAGGCCGGCGTCATCCATGCGCCTATCGGCAAAGTTTCTTTTGGAGTTGAGAAGCTGCTGGGCAACCTGCGCTCCATTGTCGATGCCTTGATCAAGCTCAAGCCGTCCACCGCCAAAGGCACTTACATGAAAGCCATGTCCCTGTCTTCGACCATGGGGCCGGGTGTCAGGGTGGACACGGCCTCCCTGAAAAAGGCGGGAGAATAG
- the lpxC gene encoding UDP-3-O-acyl-N-acetylglucosamine deacetylase, whose product MMQTTLRKEVRCSGVGLHSGRKINMVLRPASADTGVVFSLWKDGQHQIITPAPERIVGTGLATTLGNGSVKVATIEHLLGALVGLNVDNVLVEVDGEEIPILDGSALGFVYLLGSAGLHSFNIPRKIAKIARPLVFSRDGKRIAAYPYNGLRIDYIIQFDHPRIGRQYFRFDAAIHDFASSIARARTFGFMKDVEWLQKNGLALGGSLDNAVVFDENGPLNPEGLRFADEMVRHKILDFMGDTAVGSHRLWGRFEVSCSGHEMNNQFMRHLFAHASEYLEFAELGERERKGRPKIPVPVSTPVPAWA is encoded by the coding sequence ATGATGCAAACAACATTGCGTAAAGAAGTCCGGTGCTCTGGGGTTGGTCTGCACAGCGGCCGGAAAATCAATATGGTGCTTCGTCCGGCTTCCGCCGATACCGGTGTCGTTTTTTCCCTGTGGAAAGACGGTCAGCATCAGATCATAACGCCTGCTCCGGAGCGTATTGTCGGCACCGGCCTAGCCACGACATTAGGCAACGGTTCGGTGAAGGTGGCCACCATCGAGCATCTGCTCGGAGCACTGGTCGGTTTGAATGTGGATAACGTGCTGGTGGAGGTGGATGGGGAGGAAATCCCTATTTTGGATGGCAGCGCTTTAGGATTCGTGTATCTTCTCGGGTCAGCAGGGTTGCACTCTTTTAATATCCCCCGGAAGATAGCAAAGATTGCCCGGCCGCTGGTGTTCAGCCGGGATGGAAAGCGTATTGCCGCATACCCTTACAATGGGTTGCGTATTGATTATATCATTCAGTTCGATCATCCTCGGATCGGCAGGCAGTATTTCCGCTTTGACGCGGCGATCCATGATTTTGCTTCTTCTATCGCCCGCGCACGGACTTTCGGATTTATGAAAGATGTCGAATGGCTGCAGAAGAATGGCTTGGCGTTGGGAGGCAGCCTCGATAACGCAGTGGTTTTTGACGAGAATGGTCCCCTTAATCCTGAAGGATTGCGTTTTGCCGATGAGATGGTCCGCCACAAGATTTTGGACTTCATGGGCGACACGGCCGTGGGGAGTCACCGGTTGTGGGGGCGTTTTGAAGTTTCGTGTTCCGGGCACGAGATGAATAACCAGTTTATGCGCCATCTTTTTGCTCATGCGTCGGAGTATCTCGAATTTGCCGAGTTAGGGGAGCGGGAAAGGAAAGGCCGCCCAAAAATTCCTGTTCCGGTTTCTACTCCTGTGCCTGCCTGGGCCTGA
- the rplL gene encoding 50S ribosomal protein L7/L12, protein MADITKEQVVEFIANMTVLELSAFIKELEEKFGVSAAAPVAAFAAAPVAAAESAEEEKTEFDVILKEAGANKIGVIKVVRALTSLGLKEAKEKVDGAPSTLLEGVAKDAAADAKKQLEEAGAKVEIK, encoded by the coding sequence ATGGCTGATATCACCAAAGAACAGGTTGTCGAATTCATCGCGAACATGACGGTTCTCGAACTGTCTGCCTTCATCAAAGAGCTGGAAGAGAAGTTCGGCGTTTCCGCTGCCGCTCCCGTGGCCGCTTTTGCCGCCGCTCCCGTGGCCGCCGCCGAGTCCGCCGAGGAAGAGAAGACTGAGTTCGACGTTATTCTGAAAGAGGCCGGCGCCAACAAGATCGGTGTCATCAAGGTTGTCCGCGCTCTGACCAGCCTTGGCCTGAAGGAAGCCAAGGAGAAGGTTGACGGCGCTCCGTCCACGCTTCTGGAGGGCGTGGCCAAGGATGCCGCGGCCGATGCCAAGAAGCAGCTTGAGGAAGCCGGCGCCAAGGTTGAAATCAAGTAG
- the prmC gene encoding peptide chain release factor N(5)-glutamine methyltransferase, whose amino-acid sequence MISRKEVLRLWERRFLEKGLDSPRLSAQVLLAHVLGIDRLSMLLDSCDPVPANVLQTFEDLAWRRLQGEPVAYLVGSKEFYGLDFIVSSDVLIPRPETEGIIDLVRENFPADAALSVLDIGTGSGVLAITCAYFLRRSRVVALDVSRRALNVARVNAVRHGVVSRMLFVQADLAGACNLAGVDLVLANLPYVPESFRSAMSPEVIRYEPASALFAGVDGLNCYRALSGGLLNLKSGAILLCEIDSSQGEAMRKLFAPLARKVDVLPDVTGRDRLVAVVF is encoded by the coding sequence ATGATTTCACGCAAAGAAGTGCTGCGGCTCTGGGAACGGCGCTTTCTGGAGAAAGGTCTGGATTCTCCGCGATTGTCCGCTCAAGTGTTGCTGGCACATGTGCTGGGGATTGATCGTTTGTCCATGCTGCTGGATTCATGCGATCCGGTACCCGCAAACGTGTTGCAGACCTTCGAGGATTTAGCTTGGCGGCGGCTTCAGGGGGAACCCGTGGCCTATCTTGTCGGCAGCAAGGAGTTCTATGGCCTGGATTTTATCGTCTCCTCGGATGTACTTATTCCCAGACCGGAAACAGAAGGCATTATTGATCTTGTCCGGGAAAACTTTCCTGCGGACGCCGCGCTCTCTGTCCTGGATATCGGCACGGGGAGCGGGGTTCTGGCCATAACCTGCGCGTATTTTCTGAGGCGCTCCAGAGTTGTGGCTCTGGATGTGTCCCGGCGGGCGCTTAATGTGGCCCGGGTCAATGCCGTGCGGCATGGCGTGGTTTCGCGTATGTTGTTCGTTCAGGCCGATCTTGCCGGAGCATGCAATCTTGCCGGAGTTGACCTTGTGCTCGCCAATTTGCCTTATGTCCCGGAAAGCTTTCGTTCCGCCATGAGTCCTGAAGTCATCCGCTATGAGCCGGCGTCGGCACTTTTTGCGGGAGTGGACGGGCTGAACTGCTACCGGGCGTTAAGCGGCGGACTTCTCAATCTCAAAAGTGGCGCAATTTTGCTCTGCGAAATAGACAGCAGCCAGGGGGAGGCTATGCGTAAGCTCTTTGCGCCCTTGGCCCGGAAGGTGGACGTCTTGCCGGATGTGACGGGGCGCGACCGGCTTGTCGCTGTTGTTTTTTAG
- the rpmG gene encoding 50S ribosomal protein L33 — MRINILLACEDCKRRNYATQKNKKNTTVKVELSKFCPFCGKHTKHRESK, encoded by the coding sequence ATGCGCATCAACATTCTGCTCGCATGCGAAGATTGCAAGCGTAGAAATTACGCCACGCAGAAGAACAAGAAGAACACGACCGTAAAGGTTGAGTTGAGCAAGTTTTGTCCTTTTTGCGGCAAGCACACCAAGCATCGCGAATCGAAATAA